The genome window CTTTACTTGCTATTTGAATGAAGGGATCAATTCAGTTAAGTTTACAAAGAATGTTGGATTTGCCGAACTTGATTGTATTCAGATAAGCGAAACGGAAGAAGATTTTTCGATTATTAATAAAAATAGCGAGAAATATTTAGAAGTCAAGAGTGCTTTAACTTCCGCAGGTGCCGAAATTGGGCAATGGGGAGTTACTGATCACTGGTGCCAGAAGTGGACTTTTGAGGATGAAGGAGATGGTTACTATAGAATTAAGAACCAAAATTCAGGATTATATCTGGACATTCAGAATCAAAGCGCCGTAGATGGAGCAAAAGCGATCCAGAGTAACTTTGCCGATAGCGATTCACAATTATGGTCATTGGAAGAAACTGGCGACGGATATTTTCATATTGTAAATAAAAACAGTGGAAAGTATCTGGAAGTTGTGGATAATTCGAAAGAAGACGGTGCAGCGGTCGGCCAATGGGGACCAACAGGATATGGTTGCCAGGAATGGACGATAGTAAAAGAAGGCATCCATTAATTAAAAGTCTGACATAAACAAAACCATGCGCGTGAATAACAATGGATATTGAAGGATAAAGTAGAAATCCAGTGATTGGGGCTTTGTGTTTTACGGAGTAGTAAGATGCAAAGCTCCAATATTATGGAGTCATAATCTTATTGAACTCTCAATGCATGCGAAAGGGAAATGTCCAAGAAGCGATACCAGCCAAATTATACTGATAATCTCCAATCTGCCTTGCAACAAAAAGCTGAAAAACTATATGCAAAATATCTGCAACCACCGCCCCCTGAGAACGCCGGCCGCAGCGTTCATGTCTGACCGCCGCGGCCGGCGTTTTGGGGTTGCCAAGCATACCTGAGTGAACGTCCAGTGGACGTTCAGCGCGGTTTATTTCTATGCGATGTTTTCTCTGATGTCTGTGCTCCCCTTACTGTATGGAACCTCTGTCCCTTTAGTCCAGATTCAACCGTCTCTTCATGACGTAGCAGCTAAAAAGATAGCATGTGATACCGAGAACGATGGAAGTTACCAGGGTAACATACAGTAGTGGCCGGTACAAAGCTAAAAAGTCGCTTGCCGAGAGTGTATCCTCGTAAAAACGGGGATTGCCGAAAGTCGTGAACGCCTGCACTCCGAAGGTTATGATTTGAATCAGCATACTAATGCCGGCGTAGCCCACAATGGCGAGCAGTACACGATGCTTGCGGAAACAGTGTCCGAAGGAGAGGCATCCCAGTGCGATGGCCATGTTCGAGAAACAGCTTACGATACTGCCGACAAACAGGATAGCGACAAAGGAAATATAGTCCTGAAGAAAATGCGGGCCAAATTCATTGGCGAACACAGTCCGAATATCCTGTAATAGCTGCGGAGTGCGTATGATATAGAACGCCGCGCCAAACAGGATGAGCATATTGAGCAGAATCCAGAAGGAGCCACTCAGGAACTTGGCAAGCACCTGTGTGGAGGCTTTAACTGGCAGTGTCAGTGTCAGATAGCCTTCGCGTGAAAATAATTTGCGGTAGGAGTAAACAGCCGTGTAAAGCTGGGTAAAGAAGCTGGTGACGGACAGATAGACTACCGCGATACATATGGTCAAAATAGCAATCGGCTCCGGTTTTTCGAGCGCATAGAGTCTTAACACCCCTGCGTATTTTACTGCAACTGTAAGGAGCAGGGCTGGAATATGCATCAGAATGAGAAGCTTTGACATGGAGCGCATATCATGTTTTATCAGTTTTGCTAACATCTGAACACCTCCCTGAAAAATGCGTCGACGGACTTCCCATGTGTCTGCCGGATCTCATCTACCGTGCTGTTAAGGGTCAGATGCCCGTTCTGAAGGAAGATCACACGGTCCAGCACCTGCTCGATATCGGAGATCAGGTGGGTGGAGAGAAGGACGGTCGCATTTTCATCGTAATTACTGATAATCGTTTTTAAAATGTAATCTCTCGCCGCAGGGTCAACGCCGGCAATTGGCTCATCAAGTATGTAAAGCTGCGCCTTCCGGCTCATGACGAGGATAAGCTGTACTTTTTCCCGCGTCCCTTTTGAGAGGGAGGAAAGCCGCCTGTTCGGGTCGATGTCAAGCGAGCGGAGCATATCGTAAGTGCGCTCCGGCATGTAATCCTCGTAAAAATCTGTAAAAATCCGGATTACATCCTTGACCTGCATTCCGTTTTTCAGATAACTCTCATCCGGAAGATAGGAGACAATCTGCTTGGTGGAGACGCCCGGAGTATTTCCGGCAATCAGGACCTCGCCGGCGGTGGGGGTCAAAAGGCCGTTCAGCAGCTTGATCAGCGTAGTTTTTCCGCTTCCATTGGGGCCAAGAAGCCCTACAATCTGTCCGCGGTCCAGCGTCAGATTCACGTCGGAGAGTGCGCAGAAGTTCCCGTATGTTTTGGTAAGTGATCGGCATTCCAGTATTGGGGTCATAGTTCCTCCTCCTTTAAGATCTCTTCGAGAAGTTCCAGTGCTTCTTTTTTGTCAAATCCAAGCCGGAGCATGGCCTCAAGAAAGGTCTTTATATTCTCCCGGGCAAGGTCTTTTTTCATCTTTTTCAGCATCGTATCGTCCTCCGTGATAAAACGTCCACTGGTGCGCCGGGCAAATACAAGTCCGTCACGTTCCAGCTCTGACAATGCTTTCTGCATGGTATTGGGGTTGACTGCCGCGTCCATGGCCAGTTCCCGGACGGAGGGAAGTCTGTCGCCGGGCTGGTAGCGGCCGGAGATAATGTCGGCCTTCAGGCGGTCCATTAATTGCAGATATATGGGTCTGTCGTTATCAAGTTCCCATGGCATCCGTTTACACCTCTTTCTTAATTAGAATAATATGAGTGTCAGGTGCCTGTTAGGGCACCACACCTCCCTCCTGGAAAATAAGCAAAAATTCTCCGGGGGGGGGTGATTGTATTAGTGTTATAATACAATATTACGACGCCGGGAGGAAATTGTCAATAGCAAAGAAGGATGATATTTTAAGATGTGCCTAGTATCTGAATCTTGACGATATTATCGAATCTTGAATTGTAATTTACCTTGATGGTATTATGCTGCCATGCCGGTATCACATAGATGCCATACCGTTATACCGATATCATGCAGATATCTGCGATTACTTGTTGCACTGGGAAACAGTTTTGGATATAATTAGGAAGTATAGGACTGCGGCGGCAGAATATGGGAGTGTAGGCCGTATCCTTAAAAATCGCAAAAAGAAAAGATGAAAAGATAAAGAGGGAACTGACTATGAAAAAGATTATGGACTTGATCTCAGAAGAACTGGCGCAGGCTTTTGAGGAGGCGGGGTACGACAGGGAGCTGGCAAAGGTGAATTTGTCCAACCGGCCGGATCTGTGTGAATACCAGTGCAACGGTGCCATGGCCGGCGCGAAGAAATATCATAAAGCGCCGATCATAATCGCGGAGGAAGTGGTGGCACGGCTCGCGGGGGAAGGAAGCATCCGCGAGGCACAGGCAGTAAAGCCCGGATTTATTAATTTGAAAACGAACCCTGCTTTTGTGGCTGAGTATCTGAATCAGATGGCATCTGAGGAGAAGCTGGGAGTCGAGATGGTATCCGAGCCGAAGACGATCATCATTGACTACGGCGGGCCGAATGTGGCGAAGCCCCTGCATGTTGGGCATCTGCGTTCTGCCATCATCGGAGAGAGTGTGAAACGGATCACCCGTTTTATGGGGAATCAGGTGACAGGCGATATCCACCTGGGCGACTGGGGATATCAGATGGGACTGATCATTACGGAGCTGAGGAAGAGACAGCCGGATCTGCCGTATTTTGACGAGGCGTTTATCGGAGAATATCCCGAGGAAGCGCCGTTTACCATCGGTGATCTGGAGGAGATCTATCCGGCAGCGTCCGCTTATGCGAAGGAACACGAAGAATACCGGGAGGAAGCGCTTGAGGCGACCTTCCAGCTCCAGAACGGGAAACCGGGATATCGGGCGATCTGGAATCACATCATGCGTGTTTCTGTTGCAGATTTAAAGAAGAATTATCAGAATCTGAATGTGGAGTTCGATCTCTGGAAGGGAGAGGCGGACGCGCAGAAATATATTCCGGACATGGTGCAGAGATTAAAGGACGAAGGCTACGCGCATCTGGACGAGGGCGCTCTGGTAGTAGATGTGAAGGAACCGGACGACACGAAGGAGATTCCGCCCTGTATGATCCTCAAATCTGACGGCGCAGCTCTCTATGACACGACGGATCTGGCGACGCTTGTGGAGCGCCAGAAGCTGTATCAGCCGGACGAGGTGATCTATGTGGTGGACAA of Roseburia hominis contains these proteins:
- the argS gene encoding arginine--tRNA ligase; this translates as MKKIMDLISEELAQAFEEAGYDRELAKVNLSNRPDLCEYQCNGAMAGAKKYHKAPIIIAEEVVARLAGEGSIREAQAVKPGFINLKTNPAFVAEYLNQMASEEKLGVEMVSEPKTIIIDYGGPNVAKPLHVGHLRSAIIGESVKRITRFMGNQVTGDIHLGDWGYQMGLIITELRKRQPDLPYFDEAFIGEYPEEAPFTIGDLEEIYPAASAYAKEHEEYREEALEATFQLQNGKPGYRAIWNHIMRVSVADLKKNYQNLNVEFDLWKGEADAQKYIPDMVQRLKDEGYAHLDEGALVVDVKEPDDTKEIPPCMILKSDGAALYDTTDLATLVERQKLYQPDEVIYVVDKRQELHFVQVFRCAKKTGIVPNDMKLTFLGFGTMNGKDGKPFKTREGGVMRLEHLIADITGKMYEKIADNRTVAEEEAANTAKMVGMAAIKYGDLSNQASKDYIFDVDRFTSFEGNTGPYILYTIVRIKSILKKYAETGKSLDDTLITEAKAESEKELMLEVARFGTMMQAAYEELAPHKICAYIYDLANAFNHFYHETKILSEEDETKQKSYIALLKLVRDILNVCIDLLGFEAPERM
- a CDS encoding ABC transporter ATP-binding protein gives rise to the protein MTPILECRSLTKTYGNFCALSDVNLTLDRGQIVGLLGPNGSGKTTLIKLLNGLLTPTAGEVLIAGNTPGVSTKQIVSYLPDESYLKNGMQVKDVIRIFTDFYEDYMPERTYDMLRSLDIDPNRRLSSLSKGTREKVQLILVMSRKAQLYILDEPIAGVDPAARDYILKTIISNYDENATVLLSTHLISDIEQVLDRVIFLQNGHLTLNSTVDEIRQTHGKSVDAFFREVFRC
- a CDS encoding GntR family transcriptional regulator, producing the protein MPWELDNDRPIYLQLMDRLKADIISGRYQPGDRLPSVRELAMDAAVNPNTMQKALSELERDGLVFARRTSGRFITEDDTMLKKMKKDLARENIKTFLEAMLRLGFDKKEALELLEEILKEEEL